ATGTTTTATTGGTTGAAAATGATGATATCATTCCGCAAAGAAATATTGATAATCTATTAAAAAACATACCAAACTTAAATAAGAAAATTATAATTAATGGTGTTAAACATGGATATATATATGAATATAAAAATATTGAAAAGGTAATAGAGGATTTATTGCTTCAATAATAAACAGCTTTATTTCTTCCGGTTTTTTTCGCTACATAAAGTGCTTTATCAGCGTTAATTAAAGCTTGTTGAATATTGTCTTCATTGTAAGACTGAATAATATATATACCTAAACTCACCGTTATTTGTATCATTGTATTTTCGTTAATTGAAATATGCATGTTTCTTATGGCGTTTAAAATTTTATCAACAATAGCATCTACGTCTTTTTCCGAAGTATCATACAAAAGAAGTACAAATTCTTCGCCTCCAATTCTTGCAAACAAATCATTTTGTCTAATAATTTTTTGAATTTCTGAAACAAAACTTTTTAACACGATATCTCCGGCTTTGTGTCCATATGTATCGTTTATTTTTTTAAAATGATCGATATCCATCATGATAAGAGTTAGTGTTTTTTCTTCTCTTTTTGCTTGCATTAAGAGTTTTTGGGCAATTTTAAAAAAAGCCCTCCTGTTAAAAATTTGAGTTAGCTCATCTATTAAAGCAAGTTTTTCTAATTTTTTACTTTGCTCAAGTGTTTCTTTTGCGTATTTGTCTAATTGTAGGGAAATTAAAAAACCTAATATTGAAAATGCTACGAGACTCATTATAAGGGTCATGAAGGAAAATGCATCGATATTATATAGATTGAACAGTTTTATAAAAAAAAGAGCAAATAAACTATAAACTGAGATGATTATGGCTATTTTTTTATTTGTTGTAATATATGCTGTTAAAATGGTAAAATCAACCCATACAGGTAGAAAAACATTATATTTTGCAATAACAGTTTGAAGTGTTATAAAAGTAATAATTACAAAATATGTTACTAACTGTATTGTATAAAGTTTATTTTTGCATTTTAATAAGCAAACATACATTGCTATTAAAAAGAAAAGCAGACTTGTTGTGTTTAATGTTGCCAATGACGGTCTTGGTATTATGTCTAACAGTCTTAAAACAAAAAATACAAATGTAATAATTATTGCAAGAAACAAACTTATTCTTGTAACATTATATTTAAAACTATCTAATCCTAATATATTTTTATCCATAAATATATTATATCAAAAAAGGAGTAATTTATTAGTGACAGACACCTTGTGTAGAGTTAAAAATGGCGGAGAGGGCGGGATTCGAACCCGCGGAGGCCTTGCGACCTCAACGGCTTTCAAGGCCGCCGGTTTCAACCACTCACCCACCTCTCCATTTATTGTTTATAAACAATAATTTATCTGGGAATGGTGCCCGGGGCCGGACTCGAACCGGCACGGGATTGCTCCCGAGGGATTTTAAGTCCCTTGCGTCTACCAATTCCGCCACCCGGGCTTTGTGAAGTGAAAGTTTATCAAAAAACTCTTAAAGTTCCCTTAAATGGAGGCGCCACCCGGATTCGAACCGGGGATCAGGGCTTTGCAGGCCCCTGCCTTAGCCACTTGGCTATGGCGCCGTGTAAACTTAAAGCTTTAAGTTTAATGGAGCGGGCTACGGGATTCGAACCCGCGACCTCCACCTTGGCAAGGTGGCGCTCTAGCCAGCTGAGCTAAGCCCGCATTTAAGGACTAAAATTATATAAAAAAACTTAATAAAATGCAATAGCACTGAAGTGTTAAAATGATAAAAATATTAAAAAGATAAGGAAAAAAAGAGGGAATATAAAAGTTTATGTTTCTAAATTATACTTTTGGCCCCGCTTTTTCGTACTCTACGCCCTCAGGTACGTCTTCGTATCTTTTGAAGTTTTCAACAAACATACTTGCAAGTTTTTTTAGTTGCTCATCGTATGCGTTTTTGTCTTCCCAAGTGTTTCTTGGATTTAATACCTCAGTATTTACTCCAGGAAGCTCTTTTGGTATTTGAAGTTCAAATACAGGAAGAGTTTCAAATTCAGCATTATTGATACTTCCGTCAAGAATAGCGTTAATACATGCTCTTGTATCTTTAATACTCATTCTGTGACCTACACCGTAAGGACCACCTGTCCATCCTGTATTTACAAGATAAACGTTTACTTCGTGTTTATCGATTTTTTCACCAAGGAGTTTTGCGTATGCAGTAGGATGTAATGGTAAGAAAGGTTCACCGAAACATGCACTAAATGTTGCAACTGGTTCTGTGATTCCTCTTTCAGTCCCAGCAACTTTAGCAGTATAACCGCTTAAGAAATAATACATTGCCTGCTCTTTAGTTAGTTTAGAAACAGGAGGTAGAACACCAAACGCATCAGCACTTAAGAATATAATATTTTTAGGGTGTCCTCCCTGAAGTGTGCATTCATGGTTTTCAATATGTTCAATAGGATATGAAACTCTTGTGTTCTCAGTTTTGCTTCCGTCAGTATAATCAACTTCACCGTTTTCTTTAAGTACTACATTTTCAAGAAGTGCTCCTCTTTTGATTGCTCCGTAAATTTCTGGCTCACTCTCTTTATCAAGATTGATAACTTTTGCGTAACATCCACCTTCGAAGTTAAATACACCGTTATCATCCCATCCATGTTCGTCATCACCTATAAGTTTTCTTTTTGGATCAGTAGATAGAGTTGTTTTACCAGTTCCAGAAAGACCGAAAAATAAAGCAACATCTCCTTCTTCACCAACATTTGCCGAACAATGCATAGAAAGTTTACCCTCAAGCGGCAACCAGTAATTCATCATGGTAAATATACCTTTTTTCATTTCGCCGCCGTACATTGTTCCGCTCATGACAGCAAGGTTTTCTTCTATGTTAAATGCTACGAAAATATCACTATTTAATCCTTCTTCTTTCCACTCAGGATATCTGGCTTTTCCGGCAACCAAAAAAGTAAAATCAGGTTTGAAGTTTGCTTTTTCTTCTTCTGTTGGCAATATAAACATATTCATTACAAAATGTGCTTGCCATGCGATAGGAGTTACGAATCTTATACCTCTTCTACTTTCTTTACTTGCACCTACAAAAACATCAACAACATATAATTCGTCTTTTTTTGAAAGTTCTTCTTTTGTGAAAGCTTCTAATTTTTTAAAAGTTTCAAGTGAGATCGGTTGATTTATATCACCCCATGCAATATATTGATCACTCGGAGATTGTTTTACAAAATATTTATCTTTTGGGCTTCTACCCGTAAACTCACCGGTATCAACAGCAGTTGCGCCACTTGCGGTTAACTCAACTTCACCTTTTTTTAGTGTGTCTTCAATAATTTTATCATAACTTGGATTGTGTATTATTTTGTTCGCTTTAATACCAATCTTGTCTAATTCTTTTATCATAAAGTTCTCCTAATAAATGTGGTTGTATGGAGTAAAATTATAGCAAAAAAATAGCAACTCAAATAGTTGAAAATGAAATTTAATTTTTGAAGAATTAGTAAGAGAATATAATAAAAGAAGGGGAGAGATTAAAGATCTTCTTCAACCCCGCTTTTTTTAAGAGTAAATTCTACGAATTTGTAAGCCACAATAATTAAAATAGGCCACATAAAGAATAAAATTAGTCCCCATGTTGAATTGATATGTTGAGCCTCAGGTGTAATTCCGTTTGGCAATAATTTCTCAGAAGCGAAAAGGAAGCTTCCAAGAAATAGTGTGATTAATGCTAAAAACTTTCTCATTTTCGCTCCTTAATATGCATGGTCATCTGTTAAGATTTCTTCTTTTGTAATAGGACCTTGTTTTTTCATTTGATACCAAACGTAAATAATATATCCTAAAACAAAAGGAACAGCAACACTAACCCATGCCATAACCATTAGTGTGTATTTAGAACCTGATGCATTTTGGATTGTTAAGCTACTTTGTAAATCAGCATAACTTGGATAAAACGCAGTTCCATTTAAACCAGCTAATGTAAATACGATAATTCCGATTAATACAGTACCAAGACCTGCAGCCCAGATACCTTTTCTTGAACTACCGAATCCGCTTTGGAATACACCAAGAACGAATAATACAACACCTACTAAGAATACGATTAACTGAATAGCACCGAATGCTAATAAGTTTTGTAAATATTTACCTGCCACTAATGAAACAGTACCTTTAGGATCGTGAATGTCGTACGCGTAACCTTTTAATGTAATTAGTCCGTAAAGAACGATTACTAAAGCTACAAGTAAAACTACGAAACATCTTTTAACTACAGCTCTAAGTCTTGCAACTACGTCTGCGAAATCTTTTTCATCAAGGTCGTTAATTAACCATAATGCCCCAAGAATTCTTGCTACTGCGAATACTAAAACACCCATTGCAAGGTTAAACCATGCTCCGTGTTTAAAATCGATTGCAGCTTCAAGACCTCTTAAGTTGAATCCGTCTTTAGCTGTACCCCACTCAAGGATTCTTGTAGCAGGATCATAAGTAAAGTTTGAACCTGTAAAGAATGTTCCAACTGCAGCACCGATTAATACAATACCAACAACACCGTTGAAATATAAGAAGAATTTGTATGCACCTTTACCGATAAGGTTACCTGTTCTGTTCATATATTCATATGATACTGCCTGAAGTACGAATGCGAAAAGAATTAGCATCCATACCCAGTAAGCTCCACCGAAAGATACTGAGTAAAATAGTGGGAATGCTGCGTATAACGCACCACCGAACATAACAAGAGTTGTAAATGTGAGTTCCCATTTTCTACCAAGAGAGTTAAGAATACCTCTCTCTTCAATTTCATCTTTTGCTACGTGAAATAATGTTTGTCCACCTTGAACAAATGTCATAAATAAGAATAGTCCTCCAAGAACCGCAACAATTATCCACCAATAAAACTGTAGATAAAAATGAGTTGCGTCCACTGTAATTGGTGCCCAAGTCATTAGTGCGCTCCTTTTGGTCCGTGTTTAACGACCGTAAATAGGATTTTAAGCTCTGCAATACCAAGGATTACGAAAGCTGTTAAGAATAGGAAGAATGTCGCTTGAACATTTTGTAATGCAATTGGTGTTACTGATTCGCTTGTTGGTAACACACCAAATACAGTCCATGGTTGTCTTCCGATTTCTGCAGTCATCCATCCGAAACTTGTACCGATCCATGGTAATGGAACAGATAGCACTGCAAGTTTTTGAACAAGTGTATTGTTTTCGAATGTACCTTTTAAGATAGATACATAAGCAAGTAAGAATAGTAAGATGAACCAGAATCCTAACGCAACCATAATATGGAATGAATAGAATACCGGCGCTACTGGCGGATATAATTTAGTAGGGTCTGTTAAATATCCGTAACCCATTAAGTCTGCTCTTGTTACTTTTACACCGTTAACATCAGCAACAACTTTATAGAATTCAGCTTTTGCCGCTTCCATTCCAGCTTTGTCGCCGTTAGCTTTAGCAGTGTGATATGCTTTAAGTGCTTCAATAGCTTTAGCACCTTCCGCATGAAGTTTTTCAAATGGCCAAATACCATATTTTTCATTTCCGTTTACTAAGTCTTTTAGACCAGGAACGAATGCATTAATGTCTCTTTTTCCAAGAAGTGATAACATACCAGGAAGTTCGATTTTGAATGCGAACGCTTCGTCATTGCTGTTTGTGTTTCTTGGATCAACAGTTTTAGGAATACCGATAGCTACTATTGGTGCACCTTTTTCACCAACAATTAAACCTTCTGCCGCTGCAATTTTAGTAGGCTGAGTATTTGCAACTTCATATGCGTGCTCGTCACCGATTACTGCAGTAAAGATTGAAGCCACTAAACCGAAAGCCGCTGCAACAGTAGCAGATTTTTTCGCGAAATCTTTATGTTTTCCTCTAAGTAAATAAAGAGATGAAATACCAAGTACGAATACTGCCGCAAGTGTGTATGCACTACTTACAACGTGTAAGAATTTAACCTGTGCAACAGGCTGAGTAATCATTGCAAAGAAGTCTGTCATTTCAAGTCTTGCATTGTCAATGTTGTATTTATAAAATTCGCTTGTAGGATGTTGCATAAATCCGTTTGCGATAAGAATCCATAATGCTGAAAGGTTTGAACCGATCGCAAGTAACCAAGATGATGTTAAGTGAACACCTTTACTTACCCTTTTCCATCCGAAGAATGCGATTGCCGCAAATGTTGCTTCAAGGAAGAATGCAACAATACCTTCAACTGCTAATGGTGCTCCGAATAAGTCACCAACAACCCATGAGTATGTAGAC
This genomic interval from Nautilia profundicola AmH contains the following:
- a CDS encoding GGDEF domain-containing protein; this encodes MFLAIIITFVFFVLRLLDIIPRPSLATLNTTSLLFFLIAMYVCLLKCKNKLYTIQLVTYFVIITFITLQTVIAKYNVFLPVWVDFTILTAYITTNKKIAIIISVYSLFALFFIKLFNLYNIDAFSFMTLIMSLVAFSILGFLISLQLDKYAKETLEQSKKLEKLALIDELTQIFNRRAFFKIAQKLLMQAKREEKTLTLIMMDIDHFKKINDTYGHKAGDIVLKSFVSEIQKIIRQNDLFARIGGEEFVLLLYDTSEKDVDAIVDKILNAIRNMHISINENTMIQITVSLGIYIIQSYNEDNIQQALINADKALYVAKKTGRNKAVYY
- a CDS encoding cytochrome ubiquinol oxidase subunit I, which produces MVDYSMLEWARAQFAMTALFHFFFVPFTLGMSFIVAFFETIYVKTGKAEWKEITQFWQLIFGINFAIGLSTGIIHEFEFGTNWSTYSWVVGDLFGAPLAVEGIVAFFLEATFAAIAFFGWKRVSKGVHLTSSWLLAIGSNLSALWILIANGFMQHPTSEFYKYNIDNARLEMTDFFAMITQPVAQVKFLHVVSSAYTLAAVFVLGISSLYLLRGKHKDFAKKSATVAAAFGLVASIFTAVIGDEHAYEVANTQPTKIAAAEGLIVGEKGAPIVAIGIPKTVDPRNTNSNDEAFAFKIELPGMLSLLGKRDINAFVPGLKDLVNGNEKYGIWPFEKLHAEGAKAIEALKAYHTAKANGDKAGMEAAKAEFYKVVADVNGVKVTRADLMGYGYLTDPTKLYPPVAPVFYSFHIMVALGFWFILLFLLAYVSILKGTFENNTLVQKLAVLSVPLPWIGTSFGWMTAEIGRQPWTVFGVLPTSESVTPIALQNVQATFFLFLTAFVILGIAELKILFTVVKHGPKGAH
- the pckA gene encoding phosphoenolpyruvate carboxykinase (ATP); the protein is MIKELDKIGIKANKIIHNPSYDKIIEDTLKKGEVELTASGATAVDTGEFTGRSPKDKYFVKQSPSDQYIAWGDINQPISLETFKKLEAFTKEELSKKDELYVVDVFVGASKESRRGIRFVTPIAWQAHFVMNMFILPTEEEKANFKPDFTFLVAGKARYPEWKEEGLNSDIFVAFNIEENLAVMSGTMYGGEMKKGIFTMMNYWLPLEGKLSMHCSANVGEEGDVALFFGLSGTGKTTLSTDPKRKLIGDDEHGWDDNGVFNFEGGCYAKVINLDKESEPEIYGAIKRGALLENVVLKENGEVDYTDGSKTENTRVSYPIEHIENHECTLQGGHPKNIIFLSADAFGVLPPVSKLTKEQAMYYFLSGYTAKVAGTERGITEPVATFSACFGEPFLPLHPTAYAKLLGEKIDKHEVNVYLVNTGWTGGPYGVGHRMSIKDTRACINAILDGSINNAEFETLPVFELQIPKELPGVNTEVLNPRNTWEDKNAYDEQLKKLASMFVENFKRYEDVPEGVEYEKAGPKV
- a CDS encoding cytochrome d ubiquinol oxidase subunit II — encoded protein: MTWAPITVDATHFYLQFYWWIIVAVLGGLFLFMTFVQGGQTLFHVAKDEIEERGILNSLGRKWELTFTTLVMFGGALYAAFPLFYSVSFGGAYWVWMLILFAFVLQAVSYEYMNRTGNLIGKGAYKFFLYFNGVVGIVLIGAAVGTFFTGSNFTYDPATRILEWGTAKDGFNLRGLEAAIDFKHGAWFNLAMGVLVFAVARILGALWLINDLDEKDFADVVARLRAVVKRCFVVLLVALVIVLYGLITLKGYAYDIHDPKGTVSLVAGKYLQNLLAFGAIQLIVFLVGVVLFVLGVFQSGFGSSRKGIWAAGLGTVLIGIIVFTLAGLNGTAFYPSYADLQSSLTIQNASGSKYTLMVMAWVSVAVPFVLGYIIYVWYQMKKQGPITKEEILTDDHAY